The proteins below are encoded in one region of Corvus hawaiiensis isolate bCorHaw1 chromosome 3, bCorHaw1.pri.cur, whole genome shotgun sequence:
- the LOC125323207 gene encoding E3 ubiquitin-protein ligase RNF19B-like isoform X3, protein MDRPTRVPGPRRLLGCFRRKPQAVSGETPPELEPEPEEPEETHVVLPLGEGQALEECPLCLLPQPPEAFPSLASCTHRSCWACLEQYLRLAVSESRVPVSCPHCPAALQPADVHRLLPEPALRDKYEEFLLRRLLVADPGIRWCPAPDCSYAVFAHGCAECPRLTCGREGCGTEFCYHCRQPWHPDGRCAPVPPVPSLATPTAQLAQPEELAHAEAEDIKVCPRCSAFIMKINDGSCNRMNCTVCGCLFCWLCLREISDVHFLSPSGCTFWGKRPWSRTRRILWQLGMVLGAPMVISLAAGVAVPVITIGIPIYMGRKVLGQSRRSSLSGCQQCLSVTSSVLLSLFVSPIITALTVGVGVPLMLAYVYGTVVLSLCRNRWGCRGSRTPGDLGVVELENLAKVNELWSVLPSPRPGEDGAPDPAASLPSSSRSPHPGPVWPEGDSQSASTVALAGSMLSEGQDISDRPVSVCREGVTIEVEVSVEAVPHSARQQSLSSALSGQSLSGDSLGATSDRGSSMGVPVE, encoded by the exons ATGGACCGGCCCACACGTGTCCCTGGGCCCCGCCGGCTTCTGGGCTGCTTCAGGCGGAAGCCACAGGCTGTCAGTGGGGAGACACCACCAGAACTGGAGCCAGAGCCAGAGGAACCTGAGGAGACACATGTGGTGCTGCCCCTGGGTGAGGGCCAGGCGCTGGAGGAGTgtcccctgtgcctgctgccccagccccccgaggcctttcccagcctggcctcctGCACCCACCGCTCGTGCTGGGCCTGCCTGGAGCAGTACTTGCGGCTCGCTGTCAGCGAGAGCCGGGTGCCAGTGTCCTGCCCACACTGCCCCGCGGCGCTCCAGCCCGCTGATGTCCACCGGCTCCTGCCCGAGCCTGCCCTCCGTGACAAGTACGAAGAGTTCCTGCTGCGACGGTTGCTAGTGGCTGATCCTGGCATCCGCTGGTGCCCTGCACCTGACTGCAG CTACGCTGTCTTTGCCCACGGCTGTGCCGAATGTCCCCGCCTCACCTGTGGGCGTGAGGGCTGTGGCACTGAGTTCTGCTACCACTGCCGGCAGCCCTGGCACCCTGATGGCCGCTGTGCACCGGTGCCACCGGTCCCCAGCCTGGCCAcccccacagcacagctggccCAGCCGGAGGAGTTGGCCCATG CTGAGGCTGAGGACATCAAGGTCTGTCCTCGCTGCAGCGCCTTCATCATGAAGATCAATGACGGGAGCTGCAACCGCATGAACTGCACGGTCTGCGGGTGCCTCTTCTGTTGGCTCTGCTTGCGTGAGATCTCTGATGTGCACTTTCTGAG cccttCTGGCTGCACCTTCTGGGGGAAGAGGCCATGGTCACGGACCCGGAGGATCCTGTGGCAGCTGGGCATGGTGCTGGGAGCGCCCATGGTCATCTCCCTTGCCGCAGGTGTTGCTGTCCCTGTTATTACCATTGGGATTCCCATCTACATGGGTAGGAAG GTGCTGGGCCAGAGCCGGCGAAGCAGCCTATCTGGATGCCAGCAGTGCCTCTCTGTCACCAGCAGtgtcctcctctctctctttgtgtCCCCTATCATAACAGCTCTGACTGTGG GTGTCGGCGTGCCCCTGATGCTCGCCTACGTGTACGGGACTGTGGTGCTGTCGCTGTGCCGGAAccgctggggctgcaggggcagccgCACGCCTGGAGACCTCGGCGTGGTGGAGCTGGAGAACCTGGCCAAAG TGAATGAGCTGTGGTCagtgctgcccagccccagaCCAGGTGAGGATGGAGCTCCAGACcccgctgcctccctccccagcagcagccgcagcccGCACCCAGGGCCAGTGTGGCCAGAAGGGGACAGCCAGTCAGCCAGCACAGTGGCCCTTGCGGGGAGTATGCTGAGTGAGGGCCAGGACATCTCTGACAG GCCAGTGTCTGTCTGCAGGGAAGGTGTTACCATCGAGGTGGAGGTGTCGGTCGAAGCGGTGCCGCATTCTGCCCGGCAGCAgagcctcagcagtgccctcTCTGGGCAGAGCCTCTCTGGGGACTCCCTGGGAGCCACCAGTGACAGGGGCAGCTCCATGGGTGTCCCTGTGGAGTGA
- the LOC125323207 gene encoding E3 ubiquitin-protein ligase RNF19B-like isoform X4, which translates to MDRPTRVPGPRRLLGCFRRKPQAVSGETPPELEPEPEEPEETHVVLPLGEGQALEECPLCLLPQPPEAFPSLASCTHRSCWACLEQYLRLAVSESRVPVSCPHCPAALQPADVHRLLPEPALRDKYEEFLLRRLLVADPGIRWCPAPDCSYAVFAHGCAECPRLTCGREGCGTEFCYHCRQPWHPDGRCAPVPPVPSLATPTAQLAQPEELAHAEAEDIKVCPRCSAFIMKINDGSCNRMNCTVCGCLFCWLCLREISDVHFLSPSGCTFWGKRPWSRTRRILWQLGMVLGAPMVISLAAGVAVPVITIGIPIYMGRKVLGQSRRSSLSGCQQCLSVTSSVLLSLFVSPIITALTVGVGVPLMLAYVYGTVVLSLCRNRWGCRGSRTPGDLGVVELENLAKVNELWSVLPSPRPGEDGAPDPAASLPSSSRSPHPGPVWPEGDSQSASTVALAGSMLSEGQDISDREGVTIEVEVSVEAVPHSARQQSLSSALSGQSLSGDSLGATSDRGSSMGVPVE; encoded by the exons ATGGACCGGCCCACACGTGTCCCTGGGCCCCGCCGGCTTCTGGGCTGCTTCAGGCGGAAGCCACAGGCTGTCAGTGGGGAGACACCACCAGAACTGGAGCCAGAGCCAGAGGAACCTGAGGAGACACATGTGGTGCTGCCCCTGGGTGAGGGCCAGGCGCTGGAGGAGTgtcccctgtgcctgctgccccagccccccgaggcctttcccagcctggcctcctGCACCCACCGCTCGTGCTGGGCCTGCCTGGAGCAGTACTTGCGGCTCGCTGTCAGCGAGAGCCGGGTGCCAGTGTCCTGCCCACACTGCCCCGCGGCGCTCCAGCCCGCTGATGTCCACCGGCTCCTGCCCGAGCCTGCCCTCCGTGACAAGTACGAAGAGTTCCTGCTGCGACGGTTGCTAGTGGCTGATCCTGGCATCCGCTGGTGCCCTGCACCTGACTGCAG CTACGCTGTCTTTGCCCACGGCTGTGCCGAATGTCCCCGCCTCACCTGTGGGCGTGAGGGCTGTGGCACTGAGTTCTGCTACCACTGCCGGCAGCCCTGGCACCCTGATGGCCGCTGTGCACCGGTGCCACCGGTCCCCAGCCTGGCCAcccccacagcacagctggccCAGCCGGAGGAGTTGGCCCATG CTGAGGCTGAGGACATCAAGGTCTGTCCTCGCTGCAGCGCCTTCATCATGAAGATCAATGACGGGAGCTGCAACCGCATGAACTGCACGGTCTGCGGGTGCCTCTTCTGTTGGCTCTGCTTGCGTGAGATCTCTGATGTGCACTTTCTGAG cccttCTGGCTGCACCTTCTGGGGGAAGAGGCCATGGTCACGGACCCGGAGGATCCTGTGGCAGCTGGGCATGGTGCTGGGAGCGCCCATGGTCATCTCCCTTGCCGCAGGTGTTGCTGTCCCTGTTATTACCATTGGGATTCCCATCTACATGGGTAGGAAG GTGCTGGGCCAGAGCCGGCGAAGCAGCCTATCTGGATGCCAGCAGTGCCTCTCTGTCACCAGCAGtgtcctcctctctctctttgtgtCCCCTATCATAACAGCTCTGACTGTGG GTGTCGGCGTGCCCCTGATGCTCGCCTACGTGTACGGGACTGTGGTGCTGTCGCTGTGCCGGAAccgctggggctgcaggggcagccgCACGCCTGGAGACCTCGGCGTGGTGGAGCTGGAGAACCTGGCCAAAG TGAATGAGCTGTGGTCagtgctgcccagccccagaCCAGGTGAGGATGGAGCTCCAGACcccgctgcctccctccccagcagcagccgcagcccGCACCCAGGGCCAGTGTGGCCAGAAGGGGACAGCCAGTCAGCCAGCACAGTGGCCCTTGCGGGGAGTATGCTGAGTGAGGGCCAGGACATCTCTGACAG GGAAGGTGTTACCATCGAGGTGGAGGTGTCGGTCGAAGCGGTGCCGCATTCTGCCCGGCAGCAgagcctcagcagtgccctcTCTGGGCAGAGCCTCTCTGGGGACTCCCTGGGAGCCACCAGTGACAGGGGCAGCTCCATGGGTGTCCCTGTGGAGTGA
- the LOC125323207 gene encoding E3 ubiquitin-protein ligase RNF19B-like isoform X8: MDRPTRVPGPRRLLGCFRRKPQAVSGETPPELEPEPEEPEETHVVLPLGEGQALEECPLCLLPQPPEAFPSLASCTHRSCWACLEQYLRLAVSESRVPVSCPHCPAALQPADVHRLLPEPALRDKYEEFLLRRLLVADPGIRWCPAPDCSYAVFAHGCAECPRLTCGREGCGTEFCYHCRQPWHPDGRCAPVPPVPSLATPTAQLAQPEELAHAEAEDIKVCPRCSAFIMKINDGSCNRMNCTVCGCLFCWLCLREISDVHFLSPSGCTFWGKRPWSRTRRILWQLGMVLGAPMVISLAAGVAVPVITIGIPIYMGRKVLGQSRRSSLSGCQQCLSVTSSVLLSLFVSPIITALTVGVGVPLMLAYVYGTVVLSLCRNRWGCRGSRTPGDLGVVELENLAKVNELWSVLPSPRPGEDGAPDPAASLPSSSRSPHPGPVWPEGDSQSASTVALAGSMLSEGQDISDRPLSKVPPAFLEPL, from the exons ATGGACCGGCCCACACGTGTCCCTGGGCCCCGCCGGCTTCTGGGCTGCTTCAGGCGGAAGCCACAGGCTGTCAGTGGGGAGACACCACCAGAACTGGAGCCAGAGCCAGAGGAACCTGAGGAGACACATGTGGTGCTGCCCCTGGGTGAGGGCCAGGCGCTGGAGGAGTgtcccctgtgcctgctgccccagccccccgaggcctttcccagcctggcctcctGCACCCACCGCTCGTGCTGGGCCTGCCTGGAGCAGTACTTGCGGCTCGCTGTCAGCGAGAGCCGGGTGCCAGTGTCCTGCCCACACTGCCCCGCGGCGCTCCAGCCCGCTGATGTCCACCGGCTCCTGCCCGAGCCTGCCCTCCGTGACAAGTACGAAGAGTTCCTGCTGCGACGGTTGCTAGTGGCTGATCCTGGCATCCGCTGGTGCCCTGCACCTGACTGCAG CTACGCTGTCTTTGCCCACGGCTGTGCCGAATGTCCCCGCCTCACCTGTGGGCGTGAGGGCTGTGGCACTGAGTTCTGCTACCACTGCCGGCAGCCCTGGCACCCTGATGGCCGCTGTGCACCGGTGCCACCGGTCCCCAGCCTGGCCAcccccacagcacagctggccCAGCCGGAGGAGTTGGCCCATG CTGAGGCTGAGGACATCAAGGTCTGTCCTCGCTGCAGCGCCTTCATCATGAAGATCAATGACGGGAGCTGCAACCGCATGAACTGCACGGTCTGCGGGTGCCTCTTCTGTTGGCTCTGCTTGCGTGAGATCTCTGATGTGCACTTTCTGAG cccttCTGGCTGCACCTTCTGGGGGAAGAGGCCATGGTCACGGACCCGGAGGATCCTGTGGCAGCTGGGCATGGTGCTGGGAGCGCCCATGGTCATCTCCCTTGCCGCAGGTGTTGCTGTCCCTGTTATTACCATTGGGATTCCCATCTACATGGGTAGGAAG GTGCTGGGCCAGAGCCGGCGAAGCAGCCTATCTGGATGCCAGCAGTGCCTCTCTGTCACCAGCAGtgtcctcctctctctctttgtgtCCCCTATCATAACAGCTCTGACTGTGG GTGTCGGCGTGCCCCTGATGCTCGCCTACGTGTACGGGACTGTGGTGCTGTCGCTGTGCCGGAAccgctggggctgcaggggcagccgCACGCCTGGAGACCTCGGCGTGGTGGAGCTGGAGAACCTGGCCAAAG TGAATGAGCTGTGGTCagtgctgcccagccccagaCCAGGTGAGGATGGAGCTCCAGACcccgctgcctccctccccagcagcagccgcagcccGCACCCAGGGCCAGTGTGGCCAGAAGGGGACAGCCAGTCAGCCAGCACAGTGGCCCTTGCGGGGAGTATGCTGAGTGAGGGCCAGGACATCTCTGACAG gcccttgtccaaagtccctccaGCTTTCTTGGAGCCGCTTTAG